A genome region from Glycine max cultivar Williams 82 chromosome 5, Glycine_max_v4.0, whole genome shotgun sequence includes the following:
- the LOC100795686 gene encoding AUGMIN subunit 6, with the protein MTMDREKEREIELESAMYTNCLLLGLDPAIIGVGASNATPRVGHFRHSNPKLGEQLLYFILSSLRGPIQSAKDFDKVWPIFDSAQSRDFRKVVQGIISELESQGALPRSNSRVSSLATCCGPRFVELLWQLSLHALREVHRRTFTADISSNPLPAPLTDVAFSHAATLLPVTKARIALERRKFLKNAEMAVQRQAMWSNLAHEMTAEFRGLCAEEAYLQQELEKLHDLRNKVKLEGELWDDLVSSSSQNSHLVSKATRLWESLLARKSQHEVLASGPIEDLIAHREHRYRISGSSLLAAMDQSSQAPYSDVLSAQSGDLPAMDNKEENDGSHFSNETLTRLDDRTGRAHQTVDVAEVIRRWTHALQRIHKQSLHLAKANDGEGPDILRSAQEGDSSGHAESLAATLAEHQQHLASFQVLINQLKDVAPTIQKSISECTEKVNCITSNLPPTNRPNGRSTSPIQTQSSGRMDNSNDDVSDVTSRISNIQLDKVSVSPPTLKLPQLFSLTPSSGKSGNVQRRHNNAPQTSQTENLSDRKSLDPPSNNEVESSAEDSDSCYVHNLKRSVREAALSLRSCNSESSRDSQSDGSSEHFFVPLSETGFSNLDADKRGASLRSKRLFVSQMDDSLLESHASGGHGESKFDEFPDMLNDLERLSVSDYNNVNGFLSYTGSNSTSDAQRSFFDFEDSQDQVFSPPLLMDSSLLTDPFEDLLAPLSETETALIDH; encoded by the exons ATGACGATGGACAGAGAGAAGGAGAGAGAGATAGAGCTGGAGAGTGCAATGTACACGAATTGCTTGTTGTTGGGTCTGGATCCGGCGATCATCGGAGTCGGAGCCTCCAACGCGACTCCTCGGGTCGGGCATTTCCGTCACTCGAACCCTAAATTGGGGGAACAGCTTCTCTACTTCATCCTTTCCTCTCTCAGAGGCCCAATTCAATCCGCAAAA GATTTCGATAAGGTCTGGCCGATTTTCGATTCCGCGCAGTCGCGTGATTTTCGTAAG GTTGTTCAGGGGATTATTAGCGAGCTTGAGTCGCAGGGCGCACTTCCGAGGAGCAATTCGAGGGTTTCTTCACTTGCTACGTGCTGTGGACCTAG GTTTGTTGAGCTTCTATGGCAACTTTCTTTGCATGCTTTACGAGAGGTTCATCGACGGACATTTACTGCTGACATATCTTCTAACCCATTGCCTGCGCCATTGACTGATGTAGCCTTCTCACATGCGGCTACTCTACTTCCAGTTACAAAG GCAAGAATAGCGCTTGAAAGAAGAAAGTTTCTTAAAAATGCAGAAATGGCTGTACAGCGGCAGGCTATGTGGTCTAATTTGGCTCATGAAATGACTGCTGAATTTCGTGGTTTATGTGCTGAAGAG GCTTATTTGCAACAAGAATTGGAAAAACTGCATGACTTGAGGAATAAAGTGAAGTTGGAAGGAGAGCTCTGGGATGATCTTGTATCTAGTTCAAGTCAAAATTCCCATTTAGTTTCAAAGGCTACTCGGCTATGGGAGTCTTTATTAGCTCGTAAAA GTCAACATGAAGTTCTTGCATCTGGTCCTATTGAGGACTTGATAGCTCATCGAGAACATAG GTATCGAATCTCTGGATCATCTTTGCTTGCAGCAATGGACCAGAGTTCACAAGCTCCTTATTCAGATGTATTATCTGCTCAGTCTGGGGATTTGCCTGCAATGGATAACAAAGAAGAGAATGATGGATCACATTTCAGCAATGAGACATTGACAAGATTGGATGACAGAACTGGAAGAGCCCACCAAACTGTTGATGTAGCTGAGGTTATACGGCGATGGACCCATGCCTTGCAACGTATCCACAAACAATCACTTCATTTG GCAAAAGCGAATGATGGAGAGGGTCCAGATATATTACGCAGTGCACAGGAAGGTGATTCAAGTGGCCATGCTGAGTCTTTAGCAGCAACCCTTGCAGAGCATCAGCAGCATTTGGCTAGCTTCCAG GTGCTTATTAACCAACTCAAGGATGTTGCTCCAACCATACAGAAGTCCATATCTGAGTGTACAGAAAAGGTTAACTGTATAACCTCCAATTTACCTCCAACGAACAGACCTAATGGTCGGTCAACGTCACCTATCCAGACACAGAGTAGTGGGAGGATG GACAATAGCAATGATGATGTTAGCGATGTGACTTCTAGAATATCTAATATTCAGCTTGACAAGGTTTCTGTTAGTCCTCCCACTTTAAAGCTTCCTCAATTATTTAGCTTGACTCCATCTTCTGGAAAATCTGGAAATGTCCAAAGGCGGCACAATAATGCTCCTCAAACCAGCCAAACAGAGAACCTCTCTGATAGAAAATCACTGGATCCTCCTTCAAATAACGAAGTAGAAAGTTCAGCTGAAG ATAGTGATAGTTGCTATGTCCACAATTTGAAGAGGTCGGTAAGAGAAGCAGCACTGTCATTGCGGTCATGTAATTCAGAATCGTCACGGGATAGTCAATCTGATGGAAGTTCTGAGCACTTCTTTGTCCCTCTTTCAGAAACTGGCTTTTCTAATTTAGATGCAGACAAAAGGGGAGCTTCATTAAGGAGCAAAAGATTATTTGTATCCCAAATGGATGATTCTTTGCTTGAGAGTCATGCATCTGGTGGGCATGGGGAGAGCAAGTTTGATGAATTTCCAGATATGTTGAATGATTTGGAAAGGCTTTCTGTCTCTGATTACAACAATGTTAATGGTTTTCTATCATATACTGGTTCAAATTCAACATCTGATGCTCAGCGGTCATTTTTTGACTTTGAGGATTCCCAGGATCAAGTCTTCTCACCACCTTTGCTAATGGACTCATCACTTTTGACAGATCCATTTGAAGACTTGCTGG CCCCTCTCTCCGAGACTGAAACGGCCTTGATAGACCATTGA